The window AGCCTAAATTTGGCATTCAACTCACATTTTAAGTCAAAAAAATCAATAAAAAATAAGGCGCTAACAAGATAGCTCAATGCTTAATAACAAATTGGGCATGAACTTGTTAAAATGAGTGAATACAGAAACGAAAAGGTATCAAGGGTTAGCTTAACTTGCGATATCGTTAGCCTAACTTCATGTTCGGTAGGTATATGGGCTTTATTACAAAGCATTCTAGTATTACACTATCGGCAAATTGATCTTTTAAAACTTAAGGACCCGCGAATGCTCGATCCGAAAAAAATTGAACAAGTAGCCCGTCAAATTCAAGGCGCTTTACCAAAAGGTGTCCGTGATCTGGGTGAAGACTTTGATAAGAAACTACGCTCACTGCTGCAATCACAGCTTGGCAAGCTTGATCTGGTTAGCCGTGAAGAGTTTGATATTCAAACTCAAGTGTTGCTGCGTACTCGCGAAAAATTAGCGCAAATGGAACAGCGTGTAAAAGCGTTAGAAGAACGTTTTAACGATACAAAAGCGCTTGAAGAGAAACCGTCAGAACATTAATCATTTTCTGTAAGACCTGTGAATTTTCCTATCACAGGCCTTATCTCATGGATATTTAAGGTGTCTTAGCTACTTTTCATTATATTTTTAATGATATTAGTGGTCGAAATACCATCTTCAAAATTCAGGACTTTAACTTCACCACCCGCTGCCCAAACTTCTTCACTCCCCGCAATCTCTTCAGGACGATAATCGCCACCTTTAACCAGTACATCAGGAAGAACTTCACTGATTAAGCGTTGTGGTGTGTCCTCTTCAAAAGGAACCACCCAATCAACCGACTCTAGCGCGCCGAGCACGATCATACGCTGTTCCAATGGATTAACCGGACGAGTTTCCCCTTTTAAACGGCGTGTCGATGCATCACTGTTAACGGCCACTATAAGCCTATCGCCAAGCTTACGCGCATTCGCGAGATAAGATACGTGTCCTGCATGCAGAATATCAAAGCAGCCATTGGTCATCACAACACGTTCGCCACGCTGCCTCGCATTTGCTACGGCCTGTTTTAATTGGTTTTCATCCATAACGCCAAAACCATTATCAGCACGCCCGCGGATTGCATTTTCGAGTTCGATTGGCGAGACAGTCGAAGTTCCCAATTTGCCGACCACCACGCCAGCAGCGGCATTCGCTAATGCACAAGCTTCATGTAATGGACGACCTGACGCGATAGATGCGGCTAATACACCAATAACAGTATCCCCAGCTCCTGTCACATCGTAAACTTCTTGCGCCTCAGTCGGTAAATGTAATGGGGGTTCATTACGGCGGATCAGACTCATGCCTTGCTCAGAGCGCGTGATCAATAATGCAGTTAAATCGAGAGATTGCAAAAGATGCATTCCCTTCTCTTCAACATCTTGATTATCACGACAGCGACCGACGATCGCTTCAAATTCAGACATATTTGGTGTCAACAGCGTTGCACCACGATAGCGTTCAAAATCGTTTCCTTTCGGGTCGATCAGCACAGGAACACCCGCATTATTTGCCAACGCGATCATTTTCTGTACTTGAGAGAGCGCTCCTTTCGCATAATCAGAGAGCACTAACGCCCCGATATTAGGTAAGGCTTGCTCAATGCGTTCCAGCATTGGTTGTACATCAACATTTTCAAAGCCTTCCTCAAAATCAAGGCGTAGCAATTGTTGATTACGTGATAAAACGCGTAATTTTGTGATCGTGGGATGTGTTGGGATAGGCACAAAGTCACAACGTACTTTAACGGCATGCAAGCTGTCAGTTAGGGCTTTAGCCGCATCATCGACACCCGTTAAGCCGACAAGATAAGATTGCGCCCCTAATGAAGCAATATTCATTGCAACGTTTGCAGCACCACCAGGACGCTCTTCAACCATGTTGACTTTAACCACCGGAACCGGTGCTTCTGGTGAAATACGACTTGCTGGACCATGCCAATAACGATCTAGCATGACATCACCAACAACAAGTACGCCTGCTTGTTTATAATCAGGGAGTATCACTTTCATCCCAAAACTCCAGTTTTCAAAAGGAAGCTATCATTAATTAATGCGATATTATCACAAAGCAATAGTTCGCGTTAATCACGCTGTTCACCTACCCCCAACCATTTTGCCCAACTTGCTAGCACCTGTTCCCGTTCAGCAACAAACCGGCTGATATCAACACGGCTAGGCAACGACTGTAAAGCAAGATGATGCAGTTCATCACGCATGGTGACATAGGCTTGAGTGAGGGCATTCGCTTCATCCGCGGCCATTAAATGATTTTGTACCATCAACTCAAAAATACGGACATTATCCGACCAACGCGTTAATGTGGGATTCTCAGATGCATAGCGTAAAACGAGATATTGTGCGATAAATTCAATATCGGTAATTCCACCGGGATCGGCTTTTAAATCAAACTGATCCTGTTGATGACTCCCTAAATGCTGATGCATTTTTAGCCGCATATCACGTACTTGTTGACGCAACGTTTCTGCCTCTTGTGGCATACATAAGGTTTCATGACGAATTCGATGAAATTCTTGTTGCAGTTTGGCATCACCAAAAACCATTCGAGCACGAATTAAAGCTTGATGCTCCCATGTCCAAGCTTCATTTTTTTGATAATCATCAAAGGCTTCAATAGTGCTGACTAACATGCCTGACTCACCTGATGGCCTTAAACGTGCATCCACTTCATACAGCACTCCTGAGGCAGTACGAGTGCTAAACAAATGGATAATGCGTTGGGCGACACGCAAATAAAATTGTCTGGCATCGATAGAACGGTCGCCGTTCGTCACAACGCCCATAGGACAATCAAATAAAAACACTAAATCTAAATCAGAACTGTAACCAAGCTCCCATCCCCCCAATTTTCCATAACCTAATACTGCGAAACCATATTGCTTATTTTCTTCTTGGGCTAGGTGCGCAGGCTCGCCATAGCGTTTGACCATTTTTTGCCAAGCTTGGCGGACAACAGCATCAATAATCGCCTCAGCCAAATACGTTAAGTGATCACTCACTTTCATAACAGGCAAAACACCCGTAATGTCTTCCGCTGCGATACGCAATAATTGCGCTTGCTTAAATTGCCTTAAAGCCTCTAGTTGTTGCTCTTCATCATCTTCAGGCACGCGCATTAAATATTGACGCAATTCATCACGATATGAGGTTAAAGGTAATGGTTGGTAAAGGGATTTAGGATCAAGTAATTCATCGAGCAATAAAGGGTGGCGAGCAAGTTGCTCTGCTATCATCGGAGATGCCGCACATAAACGAATAACATGCGTAAGCACTTCATCAAATTCAAGTATCAACTCTAAGTAAGTTGTTCGACTAACAATACTCAATAGCAAGGGTGTTAAGCGCTCAATGACTTGCCCCGCATCTGCCCTTTCCCCAACTTTTGCCAACAATTTTGGCATTAACTCATCAAGGACGTCTCGCCCTCGAGGGCCTATAGTGCGTTTATTGAGATCATGGCGGAACATCAAAATGCCATGGATGATTTTCTGTGCTATCTCTTCATCTTGAGAAGGCAAATAAGGCGCGAGTTCGTCTTTAGACAACTCGCCTTGCCACAGTGTGATATAAATTTCATCGAACGTATCTTGATTATCGTCTTCGTCATCCTGACCAATTTGCTCAGTAAAAACATGATGAACCATCGCCATTCTTTGCATTAGCGCTTGATAGAAATCATTCCAGCACTCAAACCCCATTCCCCACGCCAAACGCGTTTGATTAAGCGCATCATCAGGAAGCGTTTGGGTCTGTTGGTCATCAATACTTTGTAATAAGTTTTCAACGCGTCGCAAAAATAAATAGCTATCCTCTAGTTGCTCTACTTGCTCATCAGGAAGCAACCCAAGCTCACGGATACCTTTCATCGCTAATAATAATGATTGAGACTGCAATGCGGGTTCACGTCCACCACGAATTAATTGGAACACTTGGGTAATAAATTCAATTTCTCGAATACCGCCTGCGCCAAGTTTAATGTTATCAACCAAGCCACGGCGTCTGACTTCTCGCTCAATCATATTTTTCATATTACGTAGCGATTGAATCACACTAAAATCAATATAGCGACGATAAACAAAAGGCCGCAGTAGCCGACGCAAAGTATCTGTATAATGTAGGCTATCTGGCCCCATAATACGGGCTTTGACCATGGCGTAACGTTCCCAATCACGCCCCTGTTCTTGATAGTAATCTTCTAAAGCGGAGAAACTGAAAACCAAAGGCCCACTATCGCCGAATGGACGTAAACGCATATCAACACGATAAACAAAACCATCAACAGTGACTTGGTCGAGTACGCGGATCAATTTTTGTCCTAAACGGGTAAAAAATTGCGCATTATCGAGTTCTTTGCGTCCCCCACGGGTCACGCCATTTTCGGGATAAGCAAAAATCAAATCGATATCAGAAGAAAAATTAAGCTCCCCACCCCCCAGTTTTCCCATGCCTAAAACTAATAATGGCTGTGGATTTCCTTCACTATCGCTAGGCGTGCCCCATGATTGACAATATTGCTGATATAGCCAATCCCTTGCTGCAACGATCAACGTTTCGGCTAGCTGGCTCAATTGTTGTAATGTTTCATTCTCAGTGCTGACATTTAATGTCTGCATCCAAGCAGCCCTGACTAACATTTGATGACGAAATATTCGTAACACCCGCATCAAATGCTCTTCATCGACAACCGATGCAAGATCCTCGGCCAACCACGATGTGTAATGTTGCCATTCATCAGGCTTTGGCTCGGATTGACGGATATTTTGCAAAAAGCGAGAGTGGGATAACACCTGCTTTAACACAAAATCACTGAAGCTTAAGACCGTCATTTCTTCATCGTTCAATGGCAACAATTCACTTTGCTGATCCGCTAAACGTGCGAGAACGTGTTGACGTTGGCGATGTAATAATTCAGGGAAAGGATGCATATCAACACCTTAATGAATATCAGTATACTTCAAAGCAATTAGCCATTGCGTAAAGGCTAGCTTACATTTTAGCCAACGACTGCTGTAGCAAAAGGCTTCCGCACTTAAGCTTTCATCTGCGAGGTCAGCTCTAAGCTGGTCTAATGGGATATCTTGGATAAACTGTGGTGCAGAATTGCGATAGTGGACTAAGAATGCTTGGACAAAACGCAAAAATACATCAAACCCTTCACGAGCTGCGGTTTCATCTGCCAGCCAATAAGCCTCATGCTGTTGGCATAACTGCTGTATATGCAACAACGCTTGCTCTATTGGCAGCTGTTCATAATCGAATATCGTTTCAGGCTGTTGCAGTGGAGCCTCTTCGGTTTGCATCAAAGAGTATCCTCTAGCCGCTTTCGAGGCGGAAGACAGGCGTAGGCCGTCAATATCTGCTAACTTTTTTGCTAAATTCAGTACGTCAGCAACAAAACCTTGTTTGAGTTCCAACTCAAATTCTT of the Providencia stuartii genome contains:
- the glnE gene encoding bifunctional [glutamate--ammonia ligase]-adenylyl-L-tyrosine phosphorylase/[glutamate--ammonia-ligase] adenylyltransferase; translation: MHPFPELLHRQRQHVLARLADQQSELLPLNDEEMTVLSFSDFVLKQVLSHSRFLQNIRQSEPKPDEWQHYTSWLAEDLASVVDEEHLMRVLRIFRHQMLVRAAWMQTLNVSTENETLQQLSQLAETLIVAARDWLYQQYCQSWGTPSDSEGNPQPLLVLGMGKLGGGELNFSSDIDLIFAYPENGVTRGGRKELDNAQFFTRLGQKLIRVLDQVTVDGFVYRVDMRLRPFGDSGPLVFSFSALEDYYQEQGRDWERYAMVKARIMGPDSLHYTDTLRRLLRPFVYRRYIDFSVIQSLRNMKNMIEREVRRRGLVDNIKLGAGGIREIEFITQVFQLIRGGREPALQSQSLLLAMKGIRELGLLPDEQVEQLEDSYLFLRRVENLLQSIDDQQTQTLPDDALNQTRLAWGMGFECWNDFYQALMQRMAMVHHVFTEQIGQDDEDDNQDTFDEIYITLWQGELSKDELAPYLPSQDEEIAQKIIHGILMFRHDLNKRTIGPRGRDVLDELMPKLLAKVGERADAGQVIERLTPLLLSIVSRTTYLELILEFDEVLTHVIRLCAASPMIAEQLARHPLLLDELLDPKSLYQPLPLTSYRDELRQYLMRVPEDDEEQQLEALRQFKQAQLLRIAAEDITGVLPVMKVSDHLTYLAEAIIDAVVRQAWQKMVKRYGEPAHLAQEENKQYGFAVLGYGKLGGWELGYSSDLDLVFLFDCPMGVVTNGDRSIDARQFYLRVAQRIIHLFSTRTASGVLYEVDARLRPSGESGMLVSTIEAFDDYQKNEAWTWEHQALIRARMVFGDAKLQQEFHRIRHETLCMPQEAETLRQQVRDMRLKMHQHLGSHQQDQFDLKADPGGITDIEFIAQYLVLRYASENPTLTRWSDNVRIFELMVQNHLMAADEANALTQAYVTMRDELHHLALQSLPSRVDISRFVAEREQVLASWAKWLGVGEQRD
- the ubiK gene encoding ubiquinone biosynthesis accessory factor UbiK, with translation MLDPKKIEQVARQIQGALPKGVRDLGEDFDKKLRSLLQSQLGKLDLVSREEFDIQTQVLLRTREKLAQMEQRVKALEERFNDTKALEEKPSEH
- the hldE gene encoding bifunctional D-glycero-beta-D-manno-heptose-7-phosphate kinase/D-glycero-beta-D-manno-heptose 1-phosphate adenylyltransferase HldE — encoded protein: MKVILPDYKQAGVLVVGDVMLDRYWHGPASRISPEAPVPVVKVNMVEERPGGAANVAMNIASLGAQSYLVGLTGVDDAAKALTDSLHAVKVRCDFVPIPTHPTITKLRVLSRNQQLLRLDFEEGFENVDVQPMLERIEQALPNIGALVLSDYAKGALSQVQKMIALANNAGVPVLIDPKGNDFERYRGATLLTPNMSEFEAIVGRCRDNQDVEEKGMHLLQSLDLTALLITRSEQGMSLIRRNEPPLHLPTEAQEVYDVTGAGDTVIGVLAASIASGRPLHEACALANAAAGVVVGKLGTSTVSPIELENAIRGRADNGFGVMDENQLKQAVANARQRGERVVMTNGCFDILHAGHVSYLANARKLGDRLIVAVNSDASTRRLKGETRPVNPLEQRMIVLGALESVDWVVPFEEDTPQRLISEVLPDVLVKGGDYRPEEIAGSEEVWAAGGEVKVLNFEDGISTTNIIKNIMKSS
- a CDS encoding inorganic triphosphatase; translated protein: MSHIEVELKLAAQTAAIEPVRQFLSTLAHQHIEPKKLTNIYFDSEDRLLRQWDMGLRIRGCDGHYEMTIKTAGQVIGGLHQRPEYNVDIDVPELNLAAFPTEIWPEGTDTQQLQSQLHILFSTHFMREKWLVTFEDSEIEIVFDQGEISAGARELPIQEFELELKQGFVADVLNLAKKLADIDGLRLSSASKAARGYSLMQTEEAPLQQPETIFDYEQLPIEQALLHIQQLCQQHEAYWLADETAAREGFDVFLRFVQAFLVHYRNSAPQFIQDIPLDQLRADLADESLSAEAFCYSSRWLKCKLAFTQWLIALKYTDIH